In Populus alba chromosome 1, ASM523922v2, whole genome shotgun sequence, a single window of DNA contains:
- the LOC118055235 gene encoding O-fucosyltransferase 1 isoform X2: protein MRRLGHHRQHGKQGGVGGRGLLWKLLIAVFVVLLICTLSLLFSATITATNGSNAPSEINVEKLWESANSGGWRPSSSPRTDWPSPPKETKGYLRVRCNGGLNQQRSAICNAVLAARIMNATLVLPELDANSFWHDDSGFHGIYDVEHFILSLRFDLRIVERIPEIRKNGKTKKIKAFQLRPPRDAPISWYTTEALEKMEEHGAIYLTPFSHRLAEEIDNPEYQRLRCRVNYHALRFKPHIMKLSESIVDKLRSQGHFMAIHLRFEMDMLAFAGCFDIFSPAEQKILKKYRMENFAKKTLIYKERRAIGKCPLTPEEVGLLLRAMGFNNSTRMYLAAGELFGGEHFMKPFRALFPHLENHSSVDSSEELAANARGLIGSAVDYMVCLLADIFIPTYDGPSNFANNLLGHRLYYGFRTNIRPDRKGLAPVFSAREEGQTAGFEEAVRRVMLKTNFGGPHKRISPESFYTNSWPECFCQMETQNPDDKCPSENVMQILHSQLESENMDSEIYNQSDSVVSLAER from the exons ATTAGGACACCACAGGCAACACGGAAAGCAAGGAGGAGTAGGAGGAAGAGGATTATTATGGAAACTATTGATAGCAGTTTTTGTTGTTCTCTTGATCTGCACTCTTTCTTTACTCTTTTCCGCTACTATTACTGCAACTAACGGATCCAACGCTCCATCTGAG ATAAATGTAGAAAAACTATGGGAAAGTGCGAATTCGGGTGGTTGGAGGCCATCATCTTCTCCACGAACTGATTGGCCAT CTCCTCCAAAGGAGACCAAGGGATATCTTCGTGTTCGCTGTAATGGTGGTTTGAATCAGCAAAGAAGTGCG ATTTGTAATGCTGTTCTTGCTGCAAGAATCATGAACGCTACACTTGTTTTGCCTGAGTTGGATGCAAACTCCTTCTGGCATGATGACAG TGGATTCCATGGCATCTATGACGTTGAACATTTTATCCTTTCACTGAGATTTGATTTACGGATTGTGGAAAGAATACCAGAAATTCGTAAAAATGGGAAAACTAAAAAGATAAAGGCTTTTCAG CTGCGCCCCCCAAGAGATGCTCCTATTAGTTGGTATACAACTGAAGCTCTGGAGAAAATGGAGGAACATGGAGCCATCTATCTAACTCCATTTTCACATCGTTTAGCTGAAGAAATTGACAACCCCGAGTACCAGCGGTTGAGGTGCAGAGTTAACTATCATGCTCTAAGATTTAAACCACACATTATGAAGTTAAGCGAGTCAATAGTTGATAAACTACGTTCTCAAGGTCACTTCATGGCAATTCACCTTCGTTTTGAGATGGACATGCTGGCATTTGCCGG GTGCTTTGATATATTTAGCCCTGCAGagcaaaaaatattgaagaagtATCGGATGGAAAATTTTGCCAAGAAAACACTCATTTATAAAGAAAGAAGGGCGATTGGAAAATGTCCACTTACTCCAGAAGAG GTTGGTCTTCTTTTACGTGCAATGGGGTTCAACAATTCCACCAGGATGTACCTAGCAGCTGGTGAACTGTTTGGTGGAGAGCACTTTATGAAACCATTTAGGGCCCTTTTCCCTCACCTTGAAAATCACAGTTCTGTGGATTCTAGTGAGGAGCTAGCCGCAAATGCTCGGGGATTGATAGGCTCTGCTGTGGATTACATGGTTTGTCTTCTTGCTGACATATTTATACCAACTTATGATGGGCCAAGCAACTTTGCCAACAATCTCTTGGGTCACCGCCTGTATTATGGCTTTCGAACAAATATAAGACCTGACAGGAAAGGTCTTGCCCCAGTTTTTTCTGCTCGAGAAGAGGGACAGACAGCTGGTTTTGAAGAAGCAGTTAGACGTGTCATGCTTAAAACAAACTTTGGAGGCCCTCACAAACGGATCTCACCTGAATCATTTTATACGAATTCTTGGCCTGAATGTTTCTGTCAAATGGAAACACAGAATCCTGATGATAAATGCCCATCAGAGAATGTCATGCAAATTTTGCATAGCCAGTTAGAGAGTGAAAACATGGACTCGGAAATATACAACCAATCAGATTCAGTAGTTTCTTTGGCAGAAAGATAA
- the LOC118055235 gene encoding O-fucosyltransferase 1 isoform X1, whose product MRRRLGHHRQHGKQGGVGGRGLLWKLLIAVFVVLLICTLSLLFSATITATNGSNAPSEINVEKLWESANSGGWRPSSSPRTDWPSPPKETKGYLRVRCNGGLNQQRSAICNAVLAARIMNATLVLPELDANSFWHDDSGFHGIYDVEHFILSLRFDLRIVERIPEIRKNGKTKKIKAFQLRPPRDAPISWYTTEALEKMEEHGAIYLTPFSHRLAEEIDNPEYQRLRCRVNYHALRFKPHIMKLSESIVDKLRSQGHFMAIHLRFEMDMLAFAGCFDIFSPAEQKILKKYRMENFAKKTLIYKERRAIGKCPLTPEEVGLLLRAMGFNNSTRMYLAAGELFGGEHFMKPFRALFPHLENHSSVDSSEELAANARGLIGSAVDYMVCLLADIFIPTYDGPSNFANNLLGHRLYYGFRTNIRPDRKGLAPVFSAREEGQTAGFEEAVRRVMLKTNFGGPHKRISPESFYTNSWPECFCQMETQNPDDKCPSENVMQILHSQLESENMDSEIYNQSDSVVSLAER is encoded by the exons AAGATTAGGACACCACAGGCAACACGGAAAGCAAGGAGGAGTAGGAGGAAGAGGATTATTATGGAAACTATTGATAGCAGTTTTTGTTGTTCTCTTGATCTGCACTCTTTCTTTACTCTTTTCCGCTACTATTACTGCAACTAACGGATCCAACGCTCCATCTGAG ATAAATGTAGAAAAACTATGGGAAAGTGCGAATTCGGGTGGTTGGAGGCCATCATCTTCTCCACGAACTGATTGGCCAT CTCCTCCAAAGGAGACCAAGGGATATCTTCGTGTTCGCTGTAATGGTGGTTTGAATCAGCAAAGAAGTGCG ATTTGTAATGCTGTTCTTGCTGCAAGAATCATGAACGCTACACTTGTTTTGCCTGAGTTGGATGCAAACTCCTTCTGGCATGATGACAG TGGATTCCATGGCATCTATGACGTTGAACATTTTATCCTTTCACTGAGATTTGATTTACGGATTGTGGAAAGAATACCAGAAATTCGTAAAAATGGGAAAACTAAAAAGATAAAGGCTTTTCAG CTGCGCCCCCCAAGAGATGCTCCTATTAGTTGGTATACAACTGAAGCTCTGGAGAAAATGGAGGAACATGGAGCCATCTATCTAACTCCATTTTCACATCGTTTAGCTGAAGAAATTGACAACCCCGAGTACCAGCGGTTGAGGTGCAGAGTTAACTATCATGCTCTAAGATTTAAACCACACATTATGAAGTTAAGCGAGTCAATAGTTGATAAACTACGTTCTCAAGGTCACTTCATGGCAATTCACCTTCGTTTTGAGATGGACATGCTGGCATTTGCCGG GTGCTTTGATATATTTAGCCCTGCAGagcaaaaaatattgaagaagtATCGGATGGAAAATTTTGCCAAGAAAACACTCATTTATAAAGAAAGAAGGGCGATTGGAAAATGTCCACTTACTCCAGAAGAG GTTGGTCTTCTTTTACGTGCAATGGGGTTCAACAATTCCACCAGGATGTACCTAGCAGCTGGTGAACTGTTTGGTGGAGAGCACTTTATGAAACCATTTAGGGCCCTTTTCCCTCACCTTGAAAATCACAGTTCTGTGGATTCTAGTGAGGAGCTAGCCGCAAATGCTCGGGGATTGATAGGCTCTGCTGTGGATTACATGGTTTGTCTTCTTGCTGACATATTTATACCAACTTATGATGGGCCAAGCAACTTTGCCAACAATCTCTTGGGTCACCGCCTGTATTATGGCTTTCGAACAAATATAAGACCTGACAGGAAAGGTCTTGCCCCAGTTTTTTCTGCTCGAGAAGAGGGACAGACAGCTGGTTTTGAAGAAGCAGTTAGACGTGTCATGCTTAAAACAAACTTTGGAGGCCCTCACAAACGGATCTCACCTGAATCATTTTATACGAATTCTTGGCCTGAATGTTTCTGTCAAATGGAAACACAGAATCCTGATGATAAATGCCCATCAGAGAATGTCATGCAAATTTTGCATAGCCAGTTAGAGAGTGAAAACATGGACTCGGAAATATACAACCAATCAGATTCAGTAGTTTCTTTGGCAGAAAGATAA